From a single Candoia aspera isolate rCanAsp1 chromosome 10, rCanAsp1.hap2, whole genome shotgun sequence genomic region:
- the LOC134503712 gene encoding C-X-C chemokine receptor type 3-2-like, producing MGWGFDHITTTTIFPVWTPLQTALSPGDFIPRLAASAPTLGNTAEKGAQGEGLDAAMETNLSNDSWEVDYTEPGTGFPEIDPKAEPCVQTEVDTFAGYFGPVIFSLVFVVGLGGNSLVLAILGLSRRSWRFADHYLFQLALADLLLVMTLPFQAVRFTQGWRFGRFLCKLIGGLSTMNMYTSILLLTYISTERYLVMVHAIPPNFFLKVAHIYLTSAFLWGVGLAFSIVDLHFLTTTYVSQAGKVICQLGFEVQEADSWRLGLQLFFFLLGFCLPVLAMIFCYGRIFTRLCHAGLLSKHLPLLLLVVIWILFIACWGPYHCFVLVDTFQRLGHLQRDCGWEKVLDFGLLITRSLGLAHCCLNPLVYAFGAVKFQREFSRLFCRRNRGRCHLGSQECSQATDQSAIHSMDYSVMM from the exons atggggtggggctttgatcacatcaccaccaccaccatcttcccTGTTTGGACCCCACTGCAGACAGCCTT AAGCCCCGGTGACTTCATCCCACGATTGGCTGCTTCTGCGCCCACTCTGGGGAACACAGCGGAGAAGGGCGCCCAAGGAGAAGGCTTGGATGCAGCCATGGAAACGAATCTGTCCAACGATTCCTGGGAAGTGGATTACACCGAG cctggCACCGGATTCCCTGAGATTGACCCCAAAGCAGAACCATGCGTTCAGACCGAAGTGGACACCTTTGCTGGTTATTTTGGCCCTGTTATTTTCTCCCTGGTGTTTGTGGTGGGGCTGGGGGGCAACAGCTTGGTGCTGGCCATCTTGGGCCTGAGTCGCCGTTCCTGGCGCTTTGCGGACCACTATCTCTTCCAGTTGGCTCTGGCTGATCTCCTCCTGGTCATGACGCTCCCCTTCCAAGCTGTCCGGTTTACCCAGGGCTGGAGATTTGGGAGGTTCCTCTGCAAGCTCATCGGGGGCCTCTCGACCATGAACATGTACACCAGCATCCTCCTGCTGACATACATCAGCACTGAGCGCTACTTGGTGATGGTCCACGCTATCCCGCCAAACTTCTTCTTGAAGGTTGCTCACATCTATCTGACTTCAGCCTTCCTCTGGGGTGTCGGCTTGGCTTTCTCCATAGTGGACCTGCATTTCCTGACTACCACCTACGTCTCGCAGGCTGGGAAGGTCATCTGCCAGCTGGGCTTTGAGGTTCAGGAAGCAGACTCCTGGAGACTGGGTCTACAGCTGTTCTTCTTCCTTCTGggcttctgcctgcctgtcctagcGATGATCTTCTGCTACGGACGGATTTTTACCAGGCTGTGCCATGCTGGACTCCTGAGCAAGCATTTGCCCCTACTTCTCCTGGTGGTAATCTGGATCCTCTTCATTGCCTGTTGGGGCCCTTATCATTGCTTTGTCCTCGTGGACACTTTTCAACGCCTGGGTCATTTGCAGAGGGACTGCGGATGGGAGAAGGTGTTGGATTTTGGGCTCTTGATTACCAGGAGTCTAGGCCTTGCCCACTGCTGCCTCAACCCCTTGGTCTACGCTTTTGGAGCAGTCAAGTTCCAAAGGGAATTTTCCAGGCTGTTCTGTAGGAGAAACAGAGGCAGGTGCCATCTAGGTAGCCAAGAATGTAGTCAAGCTACTGACCAGAGCGCCATCCACAGCATGGATTATTCTGTCATGATGTGA
- the LOC134503045 gene encoding C-X-C chemokine receptor type 3-like, with translation MFSGSFLPPLYALIFLLGLGGNAVVVAVLLLDRVPLPGTDIFIFNLAIADILLVLTLPFWAAQSVLGWIFKDFLCKVIGSILKINFYASIIFLICISFERYLSIVYVIRMYNRNKRFLAIYTTLAVWLTCFLLTVPDFVYLRAEFDSRLNITSCSLSFPPHATKTWKISLIILNQVIAFLLPLMAMIYCYCHIILTLLRSKGFQRQKALKVILAVVIAFFLSWSPYHFVQFITNLLQLGVLEKDCQWEEKLDIAETITTSLGFFHCCLNPLLYAFIGVKFRTKLLIVLGRLGCISQNFLKRHFRLLNHQKESTWSESTEGSYSGF, from the coding sequence ATGTTTTCCGGGAGTTTTCTGCCTCCGCTCTATGCCCTGATTTTCCTTCTGGGTTTAGGAGGCAACGCGGTGGTCGTCGCTGTCTTGCTCCTTGACAGGGTCCCCCTGCCTGGGACCGACATCTTCATCTTCAACCTGGCCATTGCAGACATTCTTCTGGTGTTGACTCTTCCTTTCTGGGCTGCCCAGTCTGTGCTCGGTTGGATCTTCAAGGACTTCCTGTGCAAGGTCATCGGCAGCATCCTCAAGATCAACTTCTACGCCAGTATCATCTTCCTGATTTGCATCAGCTTTGAACGGTACCTCTCCATTGTTTATGTGATACGCATGTACAACAGGAACAAGCGGTTCCTGGCCATCTATACCACCTTGGCGGTCTGGCTCACTTGTTTCCTTCTCACAGTGCCAGACTTCGTATACTTACGGGCCGAGTTTGATTCTCGTCTCAATATTACTTCATGTTCTCTCAGTTTCCCCCCTCATGCAACCAAGACCTGGAAAATCTCCCTAATCATCCTCAATCAAGTAATAGCTTTCTTGCTCCCTTTGATGGCTATGATCTATTGCTACTGTCACATCATCCTCACCCTCCTGCGCTCCAAAGGCTTCCAGAGACAGAAGGCCCTCAAGGTTATCTTGGCAGTGGTGATTGCCTTCTTTCTCTCCTGGTCACCCTACCATTTCGTTCAGTTCATCACAAACTTGCTCCAGCTGGGGGTTCTTGAGAAGGATTGCCAGTGGGAGGAGAAACTGGACATAGCTGAGACCATCACCACGAGTTTAGGCTTCTTTCATTGTTGCCTCAACCCACTGCTCTACGCCTTCATTGGGGTCAAGTTTCGAACCAAGCTCCTCATAGTGTTGGGGAGACTTGGCTGCATCAGTCAGAACTTCCTGAAGAGGCATTTCAGGTTGTTGAATCACCAGAAAGAGTCAACTTGGTCTGAAAGCACAGAGGGCTCCTACTCAGGATTCTAG